A stretch of Myceligenerans xiligouense DNA encodes these proteins:
- a CDS encoding glycoside hydrolase family 3 C-terminal domain-containing protein, whose translation MNRFEWKEHDVVPASPLFRDPRSPLPDRARDLLGRLTPDERLALLHQHQPPVDRLGVAGFHTGNEALHGLAWLGTATVFPQPVGLGATWDAGLVRRVGDAVSTEVRAKHAADGAVSLNVWAPVVNPLRHPAWGRGEEGYSEEPWLVAALATSYCEGLRGDDERVWKTVPTLKHFLGYGNETDRSATSSNLDPRSLHEYELPCYLGPVRAGVAGAVMPSYNRVNGVPAHVAGDLIAELRAAAPGSLAVVSDAGAPTFLVTVQRAFPDHAAGHAAMVRAGVDSFTDNDQDAGVTLARLRAALDAGMLTWDDVDTAALRLLELRIRTGEFDDPQLAGADPYQAIGPEAIDLPEHRALAREAAGRSVVVLRNDRLLPLAIPPAAGTSEPPRIAVVGPHADQVLTDWYSGTPPYAVTLADAVRERWPDARVDVATGADRVALRALDPDAWVSVDQDGTVTARAAAAAEATFDTWFDVIDWGEGLLTLRSAASGRLLTGARWIVTADADRVGGWVVQESFRRLDVGGAWALQHVGSGRWLRVQRDIGALVADATRPEDATRFAWETLYSGADDVARAASGADAVLVAVGNDPHLLGRETEDRPSLPLPGPMRGLWRAARDTNAASVLVVVSSYPYVLDEAYDDARAVVWTCHAGQELGHGLVDVLAGDREPSGRLAQTWPATSEQAGDLFDYDVRAQGQTYRWLAEEPAFWFGHGLGYADVAYTGWDVAGDVAAGERRAATVTVRNDSDRPAEELVQVYSRGLPGAPVETPRRMLLGHERVRLSPGETRDVLVPLDLDRLAVWDEAAGRLRVQPGTYELAAGPSAGVAPLRAALTVRAG comes from the coding sequence TTGAACCGATTCGAGTGGAAGGAGCACGACGTCGTGCCTGCCTCGCCCCTGTTCCGTGACCCCCGGTCCCCCCTCCCCGATCGCGCCCGCGACCTGCTCGGGCGGCTCACGCCCGACGAGCGCCTCGCCCTCCTGCACCAGCACCAGCCGCCGGTCGACCGGCTCGGCGTCGCCGGGTTCCACACCGGCAACGAGGCCCTGCACGGCCTGGCCTGGCTCGGCACGGCGACCGTGTTCCCCCAGCCCGTGGGCCTGGGCGCCACCTGGGACGCCGGCCTGGTCCGGCGGGTCGGTGACGCCGTGTCCACCGAGGTGCGGGCGAAGCATGCCGCCGACGGCGCGGTGAGCCTCAACGTGTGGGCCCCCGTGGTGAACCCGCTGCGGCATCCCGCCTGGGGGCGCGGCGAGGAGGGGTACAGCGAGGAGCCGTGGCTCGTCGCGGCCCTGGCGACGTCGTACTGCGAGGGCCTGCGGGGCGACGACGAGCGGGTGTGGAAGACGGTGCCCACCCTCAAGCACTTCCTGGGGTACGGGAACGAGACGGATCGCTCGGCGACGTCGTCGAACCTGGACCCGCGCAGCCTGCACGAGTACGAGCTGCCCTGCTACCTCGGGCCGGTCCGGGCGGGCGTGGCCGGGGCGGTGATGCCGTCGTACAACCGGGTGAACGGGGTGCCCGCGCACGTCGCCGGGGACCTGATCGCGGAGCTGCGTGCGGCCGCGCCGGGGTCCCTCGCCGTCGTGTCCGACGCGGGCGCCCCGACCTTCCTCGTGACGGTGCAACGGGCGTTCCCGGACCACGCCGCCGGGCACGCCGCGATGGTGCGGGCCGGGGTGGACTCGTTCACGGACAACGACCAGGACGCCGGCGTGACGCTGGCGCGACTGCGTGCGGCGCTGGATGCGGGCATGCTGACGTGGGACGACGTCGACACTGCGGCGCTTCGGCTCCTCGAGCTGCGGATCCGGACCGGAGAGTTCGACGACCCGCAGCTCGCGGGCGCCGACCCGTACCAGGCGATCGGCCCCGAGGCGATCGACCTGCCCGAGCACCGCGCACTCGCCCGCGAGGCCGCCGGGAGGTCCGTCGTCGTCCTGCGCAACGACCGGCTGCTCCCCCTGGCGATCCCACCGGCCGCCGGAACGTCCGAGCCGCCGCGGATCGCCGTGGTCGGCCCGCACGCCGACCAGGTGCTCACGGACTGGTACTCCGGGACGCCGCCGTACGCGGTGACGCTCGCCGACGCGGTGCGCGAGCGCTGGCCGGACGCGCGGGTCGACGTGGCCACGGGCGCGGACCGCGTGGCACTGCGAGCCCTCGACCCGGACGCGTGGGTGTCGGTGGACCAGGACGGAACCGTGACCGCCCGGGCCGCCGCGGCGGCCGAAGCGACCTTCGACACCTGGTTCGACGTGATCGACTGGGGCGAGGGCCTGCTCACGCTGCGGTCGGCGGCGTCGGGCCGGCTGCTGACGGGCGCCCGGTGGATCGTGACCGCCGACGCGGACCGGGTGGGCGGCTGGGTGGTGCAGGAGTCGTTCCGGCGGCTCGACGTCGGCGGTGCGTGGGCGCTGCAGCACGTCGGCAGCGGGCGGTGGCTACGGGTGCAGCGCGACATCGGCGCGCTCGTCGCCGACGCCACGCGGCCCGAGGACGCCACCCGCTTCGCGTGGGAGACGCTCTACTCCGGGGCCGACGACGTCGCCCGGGCGGCGAGCGGCGCCGACGCCGTGCTGGTCGCCGTCGGGAACGACCCGCACCTGCTGGGGCGTGAGACGGAGGACCGGCCGTCGCTGCCGCTGCCCGGGCCGATGCGCGGTCTGTGGCGGGCAGCACGGGACACGAACGCGGCGTCGGTGCTGGTGGTGGTGTCGTCGTACCCGTACGTGCTCGACGAGGCGTACGACGACGCGCGCGCCGTGGTGTGGACCTGCCATGCCGGCCAGGAGCTCGGACACGGCCTGGTGGACGTGCTCGCCGGGGACCGGGAACCCTCGGGGCGCCTGGCGCAGACCTGGCCCGCGACGAGTGAGCAGGCGGGCGACCTGTTCGACTACGACGTCCGGGCCCAGGGACAGACGTACCGGTGGCTCGCCGAGGAGCCGGCGTTCTGGTTCGGGCACGGGCTGGGGTACGCGGACGTCGCGTACACGGGGTGGGACGTGGCCGGTGACGTCGCGGCCGGCGAGCGCCGTGCGGCGACGGTGACCGTGCGCAACGACTCGGACCGCCCGGCCGAGGAGCTGGTCCAGGTGTACTCGCGGGGCCTGCCCGGGGCGCCCGTCGAGACCCCGCGGCGGATGCTCCTGGGCCACGAGCGGGTGCGGCTCTCCCCGGGCGAGACCCGCGACGTCCTGGTGCCGCTGGACCTGGACCGGCTCGCGGTCTGGGACGAGGCGGCGGGACGGCTGCGGGTCCAGCCCGGGACCTACGAGCTGGCGGCCGGCCCGTCGGCGGGCGTGGCGCCGCTCCGGGCCGCGCTCACGGTGCGGGCGGGCTGA
- a CDS encoding extracellular solute-binding protein, with amino-acid sequence MSQNPLAAASTAVGPVNRRSFLGLVALGAGAVGVPSLLTGCTTGPAGPVEGGGTVSSGVLPTYVPIEYVTPDFPSVNGSTAGYASIPEELVTAFETPPGAGGTYTAMTPLWSAIPKIDGNPYFEAVGAAMGATINFQISDGNTYGEKLAAVLASEKDVPDWVCVPTWNIPPRFGQAVDALFEDLTPYLSGDNITKYKNLANIPTDAWRYCVFNDKLYGLPFPGELIANATFHRADIFAELGITEQPQDAEEFIELAKELTDPGRNRWGSADQWVAANMMFAVPPTGNWKLADDGSLVSRMESEEYRAALDWMTRLYKSGAVHPDAAADKAEEIKPLFEAGEIVIATDGVGGWHESLGRVLPSNPDFDPQPFAPIAHDGGTPRLWKGTPANIFSFLKKREDKAEIEELLAVADFLASPFGTAEYQLINYGVEGDHYTLDGDGLPVPTEAAATEVAQSYIFLVDPPLVNTKVQYPGFVEAFCTWMADASQYVEEPLFYGTQITEPQRFASLNTPFEDLEKDIARGRKTLADLDAAIETWRSSGGDELRAFYQDILDKQ; translated from the coding sequence ATGTCCCAGAACCCCCTGGCCGCGGCGTCGACCGCCGTCGGCCCCGTGAATCGCCGGTCCTTCCTCGGCCTGGTCGCGCTGGGTGCGGGCGCCGTCGGCGTCCCGTCCCTGCTGACGGGCTGCACGACCGGCCCGGCAGGACCCGTCGAGGGCGGAGGCACCGTGAGCTCCGGCGTGCTGCCCACCTACGTCCCGATCGAGTACGTCACACCGGACTTCCCGAGCGTGAACGGCTCCACCGCGGGCTACGCGTCGATCCCGGAGGAGCTCGTCACCGCCTTCGAGACGCCGCCCGGCGCCGGCGGGACCTACACGGCCATGACGCCGCTGTGGAGCGCGATCCCGAAGATCGACGGCAACCCGTACTTCGAGGCCGTGGGTGCGGCGATGGGCGCGACGATCAACTTCCAGATCTCGGACGGCAACACCTACGGCGAGAAGCTCGCCGCCGTGCTGGCCTCGGAGAAGGACGTGCCGGACTGGGTCTGCGTGCCCACCTGGAACATCCCGCCGCGGTTCGGCCAGGCCGTCGACGCGCTCTTCGAGGACCTCACGCCGTACCTGTCCGGCGACAACATCACGAAGTACAAGAACCTGGCGAACATCCCCACGGACGCCTGGCGCTACTGCGTCTTCAACGACAAGCTCTACGGCCTGCCGTTCCCCGGCGAGCTGATCGCCAACGCGACCTTCCACCGGGCCGACATCTTCGCCGAGCTCGGCATCACGGAGCAGCCCCAGGACGCCGAGGAGTTCATCGAGCTCGCCAAGGAGCTGACCGACCCGGGCAGGAACCGCTGGGGCTCGGCCGACCAGTGGGTCGCGGCGAACATGATGTTCGCCGTGCCGCCCACGGGCAACTGGAAGCTCGCCGACGACGGCTCGCTGGTCAGCCGGATGGAGTCCGAGGAGTACCGTGCGGCGCTGGACTGGATGACCAGGCTGTACAAGTCGGGCGCGGTGCACCCCGACGCCGCGGCCGACAAGGCCGAGGAGATCAAGCCGCTGTTCGAGGCGGGCGAGATCGTGATCGCCACCGACGGCGTCGGCGGCTGGCACGAGTCGCTGGGCCGGGTGCTCCCCAGCAACCCGGACTTCGACCCCCAGCCCTTCGCCCCGATCGCCCACGACGGCGGCACCCCGCGCCTGTGGAAGGGCACGCCGGCGAACATCTTCTCCTTCCTCAAGAAGCGCGAGGACAAGGCCGAGATCGAGGAGCTGCTCGCCGTGGCCGACTTCCTCGCCTCGCCGTTCGGCACCGCCGAGTACCAGCTCATCAACTACGGCGTCGAGGGCGACCACTACACGCTGGACGGCGACGGCCTGCCGGTGCCTACCGAGGCGGCCGCGACCGAGGTGGCGCAGTCGTACATCTTCCTCGTGGACCCGCCCCTGGTGAACACGAAGGTGCAGTACCCGGGCTTCGTCGAGGCCTTCTGCACGTGGATGGCCGACGCGTCGCAGTACGTCGAGGAACCGCTGTTCTACGGCACGCAGATCACGGAGCCGCAGCGGTTCGCGTCGCTGAACACGCCGTTCGAGGACCTCGAGAAGGACATCGCGCGCGGTCGCAAGACCCTCGCCGACCTCGACGCGGCCATCGAGACCTGGCGGTCGTCCGGCGGTGACGAGCTGCGCGCCTTCTACCAGGACATCCTGGACAAGCAGTGA
- a CDS encoding ABC transporter permease, which produces MSVDVTPRGTSGTTADGGRGSSRPSAPPSSGPPRRRKVTLAARLRRDGALLLMVLPAVALLAVFAYVPMLGNVIAWQDYSPYTGFVNSPFVGWWNFERVFTNPLFLDAVVNTLIISAFQIVLFFPVPIVLALLLHSVLSPAVRTTIQSIVYLPHFFSWVIVVTIFQQIFGGAGYVAGRMREAGYTGFDLMTNPDTFYLLITAQVVWKDAGWGIIIFLAALSTVNPNLYEAAVVDGAGRWRRMWHVTLPALRPVIVLLLILRLGDSLTVGFEQLILQRNAVGVGVSEVLDTFVYYQGVVNGDWAFAAAAGLVKGIVSLVLVLAANRVAHVFGESGVYQRAER; this is translated from the coding sequence GTGAGCGTCGACGTCACGCCCCGCGGAACCTCGGGGACGACGGCGGACGGCGGGCGCGGATCGAGCAGGCCATCCGCTCCGCCGTCGTCGGGCCCGCCGAGACGCCGGAAGGTCACCCTCGCCGCGCGGCTGCGCCGTGACGGGGCCCTGCTGCTCATGGTGCTGCCGGCGGTGGCCCTGCTGGCGGTGTTCGCGTACGTGCCGATGCTCGGCAACGTCATCGCCTGGCAGGACTACTCGCCGTACACGGGCTTCGTGAACAGCCCGTTCGTGGGCTGGTGGAACTTCGAGCGGGTGTTCACCAACCCGCTGTTCCTCGACGCGGTGGTGAACACGCTGATCATCTCCGCGTTCCAGATCGTGCTGTTCTTCCCGGTCCCGATCGTGCTGGCCCTGCTGCTGCACAGCGTGCTGTCGCCGGCGGTGCGGACCACGATCCAGTCGATCGTGTACCTGCCGCACTTCTTCTCCTGGGTGATCGTCGTGACGATCTTCCAGCAGATCTTCGGCGGCGCGGGATACGTCGCGGGCCGGATGCGCGAGGCGGGATACACCGGGTTCGACCTCATGACGAACCCCGACACCTTCTACCTGCTCATCACGGCGCAGGTGGTCTGGAAGGATGCCGGGTGGGGGATCATCATCTTCCTCGCGGCGCTCAGCACGGTGAACCCGAACCTGTACGAGGCGGCGGTGGTCGACGGCGCGGGCCGGTGGCGTCGCATGTGGCACGTGACCCTGCCCGCGCTGCGGCCGGTGATCGTGCTGCTGCTCATCCTGCGCCTCGGCGACTCGCTGACGGTCGGGTTCGAGCAGCTCATCCTGCAGCGCAACGCGGTGGGTGTGGGCGTGTCCGAGGTGCTCGACACGTTCGTGTACTACCAGGGTGTCGTCAACGGCGACTGGGCGTTCGCGGCGGCGGCGGGCCTGGTCAAGGGCATCGTGTCACTGGTCCTGGTGCTGGCCGCCAACCGGGTGGCGCACGTCTTCGGGGAATCGGGGGTGTATCAGCGTGCTGAGCGCTAG
- a CDS encoding carbohydrate ABC transporter permease, translating into MLSASSYRKFVRGRNRPVWEEDPNPAGLVVKALVLVAIVAAVLFPLYTIVLTSLSSQADVTRAGGLVTVPGTLSLAAYEQILSGGIVTRATLVSIGVTTVGTLLSTVVSVLAAYGMSRPGSLWHRPILFVFLITMFFGAGMIPTYLLVSNLGLIDSYWSLILPTAISAFNVLILRSFFMGIDREILDAARVDGASDWLVLGRIVLPMSKAAVAVVALFYGVGYWNAFFNAMLYINDNAKWPLQLVLRSYVLQGVTLPGSGTGQVDVDDGAVTGLPVKMAVLVLAVIPVLLVYPFVQRHFTKGVILGAIKG; encoded by the coding sequence GTGCTGAGCGCTAGTTCGTACCGGAAGTTCGTCCGGGGCAGGAACCGGCCCGTCTGGGAGGAGGACCCGAACCCGGCGGGGCTCGTGGTCAAGGCGCTGGTGCTGGTGGCGATCGTGGCGGCCGTGCTCTTCCCGCTGTACACCATCGTGCTCACGAGCCTGTCCTCGCAGGCGGACGTCACGCGCGCCGGCGGGCTGGTGACGGTGCCCGGGACCCTGTCCCTGGCCGCGTACGAGCAGATCCTGTCCGGGGGGATCGTCACGCGGGCGACGCTCGTGTCGATCGGGGTGACGACGGTCGGCACGCTGTTGTCGACGGTCGTGTCGGTCCTCGCGGCCTACGGGATGAGCCGGCCGGGATCGCTGTGGCACCGGCCGATCCTGTTCGTCTTCCTCATCACGATGTTCTTCGGCGCGGGGATGATCCCCACGTACCTGCTGGTGAGCAACCTCGGGCTGATCGACTCGTACTGGTCGCTGATCCTCCCGACGGCCATCTCGGCGTTCAACGTGCTGATCCTGCGGTCGTTCTTCATGGGGATCGACCGCGAGATCCTCGACGCCGCGCGGGTCGACGGGGCGAGCGACTGGCTGGTCCTGGGGCGGATCGTGCTGCCGATGTCGAAGGCGGCGGTCGCCGTCGTCGCCCTGTTCTACGGGGTGGGGTACTGGAACGCGTTCTTCAACGCGATGCTGTACATCAACGACAACGCCAAGTGGCCGCTGCAGCTCGTGCTGCGCTCCTACGTGCTGCAGGGGGTGACGCTGCCCGGCAGCGGGACCGGGCAGGTGGACGTGGACGACGGCGCCGTGACCGGCCTGCCCGTGAAGATGGCCGTGCTGGTGCTGGCGGTGATCCCCGTGCTGCTCGTCTACCCGTTCGTGCAGCGGCACTTCACGAAGGGAGTGATCCTGGGCGCGATCAAGGGGTAG
- a CDS encoding LacI family DNA-binding transcriptional regulator has product MATIDDVAQAAGVSASTVSYVLSGKRPISAPTRARVERAIEKLGYRPHAGARALASARTNVIALMAPLRVGVNVPVIMQFVTGVVTRARDFDHDVLLLTQDDVSGLDRVTGGSMVDALVMMDIEADDPRVPLVAAAKQPTVLVGLPEDPEGLSCVDLDFEAAGRLAVRHLAAAGHTDVALIGSPPEVLRRHTSYAERLMRGLRNQATASDVAVHVEACDSSPSGAAEAVDTLLATAPDTTGIVVHNEGALPHVLSRLAEHDIVVGADMSVVAVCPRDVALSQRIPMTSIDLPAEDIGRVAVDMVMTRLDGDQPSETRLLAPVLTERASSAPGPAAGDDD; this is encoded by the coding sequence GTGGCCACGATCGACGACGTCGCCCAGGCAGCCGGAGTCTCTGCCTCGACCGTGTCGTACGTACTGTCGGGCAAGCGGCCCATCTCCGCTCCCACCCGCGCACGCGTCGAGCGCGCCATCGAGAAGCTCGGCTACCGGCCGCACGCGGGGGCGCGGGCCCTGGCCTCGGCCCGCACCAACGTCATCGCGCTGATGGCGCCCCTGCGCGTCGGCGTGAACGTTCCGGTCATCATGCAGTTCGTCACGGGCGTGGTCACCCGCGCGCGGGACTTCGACCACGACGTGCTGCTGCTGACCCAGGACGACGTGAGCGGCCTCGACCGCGTGACCGGCGGCTCGATGGTGGACGCCCTGGTCATGATGGACATCGAGGCGGACGACCCCCGGGTGCCCCTGGTGGCCGCCGCCAAGCAGCCGACCGTGCTCGTCGGCCTGCCGGAGGACCCGGAAGGGCTCAGCTGCGTCGACCTCGACTTCGAGGCCGCCGGGCGGCTCGCCGTCCGGCATCTCGCGGCGGCGGGGCACACCGACGTCGCACTCATCGGCTCACCGCCCGAGGTGCTGCGGCGACACACCTCGTACGCCGAGCGGCTGATGCGCGGGCTGCGGAACCAGGCCACGGCCTCCGACGTCGCCGTGCACGTGGAGGCGTGCGACTCCTCGCCGTCGGGCGCGGCGGAGGCCGTGGACACGTTGCTGGCGACCGCGCCGGACACCACGGGGATCGTCGTGCACAACGAGGGCGCGCTCCCCCACGTGCTGTCCCGCCTGGCCGAGCACGACATCGTGGTCGGCGCCGACATGTCGGTGGTCGCGGTCTGCCCCAGGGACGTGGCCCTCTCCCAGCGCATCCCGATGACCAGCATCGACCTGCCCGCCGAGGACATCGGCAGGGTCGCCGTCGACATGGTGATGACCAGGCTCGACGGCGACCAGCCGTCCGAGACGAGGCTGCTCGCCCCGGTGCTCACCGAACGGGCGAGCTCGGCACCCGGACCCGCAGCCGGCGACGACGACTGA
- a CDS encoding beta-galactosidase encodes MPTMPMTERFAALVAEAGICFGGDYNPEQWPREVWREDARLMRRAGVNLVTVGVFSWASYEPTPGAREFGWLDEVLDVLHGHGIGVDLATPTASPPAWLGVRHPETLPVDADGVRLVAGSRNHFSPASQVYRDAALAITRDLAQRYADHPAVRMWHVGNELGQVCYGDEAAERFRAWLRARYGDIDGLNEAWGTTFWSQRYAEFDEILPPRRMPYHPNPTQSLDWRRYSSDLLLDIYREQRDTVRAVDDTRPVTTNFMGFFPLADYASWAPELDVVADDAYPDPADPHAPSSSALRQDLMRSLRGGEPWLLMEQAAGAVSWRPHNLPKSPERSRLESLQAVARGADGICFFQWRASRAGAERFHSAMLPHAGPDTLAHHGIRRLGADLARLRPVTGGRVPARVALLWDWPSWWAATEVARPTDRLDPIEQLGAWHRALWTAGVATDVVRPGSGLDGYDVVLVPSLYVIEPADAELLAGAVERGASLVVGPFSGVADGNAHVRPGRFPVLLAGLLGVSGEEWAPLPDDGVALNPAGRAAVLGERLRADGADVLARFASGHLAGAPAITRHTAPGDEASGSGTAWYLGTVPDDETLAAVLRAALEEAGVGPVLPGLAGLNAGRAPGDEVEAVYRGDVLFLLNHSGEPARLDVPGNWTELLTATPVSGEVTVGPTDAVALLPADVGH; translated from the coding sequence ATGCCGACGATGCCGATGACCGAGCGCTTCGCCGCGCTGGTGGCCGAGGCCGGTATCTGCTTCGGCGGGGACTACAACCCCGAGCAGTGGCCGCGCGAGGTGTGGCGCGAGGACGCTCGCCTGATGCGGCGGGCCGGCGTCAACCTGGTGACCGTCGGCGTCTTCAGCTGGGCGTCGTACGAGCCCACGCCCGGCGCGCGAGAGTTCGGCTGGCTGGACGAGGTGCTCGACGTCCTGCACGGGCACGGCATCGGCGTGGACCTGGCGACCCCCACGGCGTCGCCGCCGGCCTGGCTGGGCGTCCGTCACCCCGAGACCCTGCCCGTGGACGCGGACGGGGTGCGGCTCGTGGCCGGCTCCCGGAACCACTTCAGCCCGGCCTCGCAGGTCTACCGCGACGCCGCGCTCGCCATCACGCGCGACCTCGCCCAGCGGTACGCGGACCACCCCGCGGTACGGATGTGGCACGTCGGCAACGAGCTGGGGCAGGTCTGCTACGGGGACGAGGCCGCCGAGCGGTTCCGCGCCTGGCTGCGTGCCCGCTACGGCGACATCGACGGCCTCAACGAGGCCTGGGGCACCACGTTCTGGTCGCAGCGCTACGCCGAGTTCGACGAGATCCTGCCTCCGCGCCGCATGCCGTACCACCCCAACCCGACGCAGTCGCTGGACTGGCGCCGGTACTCGTCCGACCTGCTGCTGGACATCTACCGCGAGCAGCGCGACACCGTCCGCGCCGTGGACGACACCCGCCCGGTCACCACCAACTTCATGGGCTTCTTCCCCCTCGCCGACTACGCGTCCTGGGCCCCCGAGCTCGACGTCGTCGCGGACGACGCCTACCCCGACCCGGCCGACCCGCACGCCCCGTCGTCGTCGGCGCTGCGCCAGGACCTGATGCGCTCCCTGCGCGGGGGAGAGCCGTGGCTCCTCATGGAACAGGCCGCCGGCGCGGTGAGCTGGCGGCCGCACAACCTGCCGAAGTCGCCCGAACGGTCGCGGCTGGAGTCGCTGCAGGCGGTGGCCCGGGGCGCGGACGGCATCTGCTTCTTCCAGTGGCGGGCCTCGCGCGCCGGAGCCGAGCGCTTCCACTCCGCGATGCTTCCCCATGCCGGGCCCGACACCCTCGCCCACCACGGGATCCGCCGTCTCGGCGCGGATCTCGCGCGCCTGCGGCCCGTCACGGGCGGGCGTGTCCCCGCGCGAGTGGCGCTGCTCTGGGACTGGCCGTCCTGGTGGGCCGCCACCGAGGTGGCCCGGCCGACCGACCGCCTCGACCCGATCGAGCAGCTCGGCGCCTGGCATCGCGCGCTGTGGACCGCCGGCGTGGCGACCGACGTCGTACGCCCCGGGTCCGGCCTGGACGGATACGACGTCGTGCTGGTGCCCAGCCTGTACGTCATCGAACCGGCCGACGCCGAACTCCTGGCCGGCGCGGTGGAGCGGGGCGCGAGCCTCGTCGTCGGGCCGTTCAGCGGTGTCGCGGACGGGAACGCGCACGTGCGCCCCGGGCGCTTCCCCGTGCTGCTCGCCGGCCTGCTCGGCGTGAGCGGCGAGGAGTGGGCCCCGCTGCCGGACGACGGCGTGGCCCTGAACCCCGCGGGTCGAGCGGCCGTCCTGGGCGAACGCCTCCGTGCCGACGGCGCCGACGTGCTCGCCAGGTTCGCGTCCGGCCACCTGGCGGGCGCCCCCGCGATCACGCGGCACACGGCGCCGGGCGACGAAGCCTCCGGCTCCGGAACCGCCTGGTACCTCGGCACCGTGCCCGACGACGAGACGCTCGCCGCGGTGCTGCGCGCGGCGCTGGAGGAGGCGGGCGTCGGGCCCGTGCTGCCCGGCCTGGCCGGCCTCAACGCGGGGCGCGCCCCCGGCGACGAGGTCGAGGCCGTGTACCGCGGCGACGTCCTGTTCCTGCTCAACCACTCCGGCGAACCGGCGCGCCTCGACGTGCCGGGGAACTGGACCGAACTGCTCACCGCCACGCCCGTTTCGGGCGAGGTGACCGTGGGACCGACCGACGCGGTGGCACTGCTGCCGGCCGACGTCGGGCACTGA
- a CDS encoding ABC transporter substrate-binding protein, producing the protein MHHNRTTTLVGTALAGALVLAGCTGQTGGGDTDDSTLTIWHYENDDSAMGQAWAEAIRIFEEENPDVTVEVEKQTFEQIQKNAKIVLTGDDVPDVMEFNKGNATAGQLAAQGLLTPLTDQAAERGWDEKLTGSLATTAMYDEQGLMGSGEWYGVPNYGEFVGVYYNKEMFAEHGLEEPTTLEEFEDVLAAFQEEGITPLAEAGAEYPLGQLWYELVLAYGDRALVDGYQLFADDVDFHGAAMTQATEKLDEWIDKGYIASDSAALTAEDMGVSFIDGTYPIMVSGSWWFGRLATEVQADWGQFNFPGNALHPGSSGNLWVVPANADSTGLAEEFIDITLRPEVQNVLATEGGLPVAGDPSVIDDERTRELTENFQAILDDDGLAFYPDWPVPGYYDVIVSQLQSLVNRSKTPDEVLDGLQSAYDDGKADLLDG; encoded by the coding sequence ATGCACCACAACCGAACGACGACCCTGGTAGGAACCGCCCTGGCGGGCGCCCTGGTCCTGGCCGGCTGCACCGGCCAGACCGGCGGCGGCGACACGGACGACAGCACGCTGACCATCTGGCACTACGAGAACGACGACTCGGCGATGGGCCAGGCGTGGGCCGAGGCCATCCGCATCTTCGAGGAGGAGAACCCGGACGTCACCGTCGAGGTCGAGAAGCAGACGTTCGAGCAGATCCAGAAGAACGCCAAGATCGTCCTCACGGGTGACGACGTGCCCGACGTCATGGAGTTCAACAAGGGCAACGCGACCGCGGGCCAGCTCGCGGCCCAGGGCCTGCTGACCCCGCTGACCGACCAGGCCGCCGAGCGCGGCTGGGACGAGAAGCTGACCGGATCGCTGGCGACCACGGCGATGTACGACGAGCAGGGCCTCATGGGCTCCGGCGAGTGGTACGGGGTGCCGAACTACGGCGAGTTCGTGGGCGTCTACTACAACAAGGAGATGTTCGCCGAGCACGGCCTCGAGGAGCCGACCACCCTCGAGGAGTTCGAGGACGTGCTGGCGGCCTTCCAGGAGGAGGGCATCACCCCGCTGGCCGAGGCCGGCGCCGAGTACCCGCTGGGCCAGCTCTGGTACGAGCTCGTGCTCGCCTACGGCGACCGCGCCCTGGTGGACGGCTACCAGCTCTTCGCCGACGACGTCGACTTCCACGGCGCGGCGATGACGCAGGCCACCGAGAAGCTCGACGAGTGGATCGACAAGGGCTACATCGCCTCCGACTCGGCGGCGCTCACCGCCGAGGACATGGGCGTCTCGTTCATCGACGGGACCTACCCGATCATGGTCAGCGGCTCCTGGTGGTTCGGCCGCCTCGCGACCGAGGTCCAGGCGGACTGGGGCCAGTTCAACTTCCCCGGCAACGCACTGCACCCGGGCTCCTCCGGCAACCTGTGGGTCGTCCCGGCGAACGCGGACTCCACCGGCCTGGCCGAGGAGTTCATCGACATCACGCTGCGACCCGAGGTGCAGAACGTGCTGGCCACCGAGGGCGGCCTGCCCGTGGCGGGCGACCCGTCGGTCATCGACGACGAGCGCACCCGCGAGCTCACCGAGAACTTCCAGGCGATCCTGGACGACGACGGCCTCGCCTTCTACCCCGACTGGCCGGTCCCCGGCTACTACGACGTGATCGTCAGCCAGCTCCAGTCCCTGGTGAACCGCTCCAAGACCCCGGACGAGGTGCTGGACGGGCTGCAGAGCGCGTACGACGACGGCAAGGCCGACCTGCTCGATGGCTGA